The Bradyrhizobium sp. CCBAU 53351 genome segment ACATTGCCCGAAGGCGCCTTGATTGGTGCTAAGGATGCTTTGCATTTGGGGAGCCGTGCAGCGGTCGATCAAGCTCTGAAAAGGCTTTCTGAGCGCAACGAGCTGATGCGCCTTGCTCATGGGTTCTACGTCCTGCCGGTCAAAACCCGGTTCGGTGTACGCGCACCGCAAGCGGAGAAAGTCGTCCAAGCGCTCGCTGCCACGCGTGCCGAAACAATCGTCCCGCACGGGGCAGCAGCTGCAAACGCACTTGGTCTTACGACCCAGGTGCCAACGAAACTCGTCTATCTGACGTCTGGTCCTGACCGGGAGCTTAAGCTCGGCGCACAAACCGTTGAGGTGAAGCATGCGCCAGAATGGATGCTGTTTCCGGCAAAGCCGGCTGCCGGGCAAGCCATTCGCGCCTTGGAATGGCTCGGCAAACGGCAAGCGAACGATGCGCTGCGGGTCCTTAAGCAGAAATTGTCGGCGGAAACGTTGCAAGACCTCATCGCCGTGCGCCCCGCTCTGCCTGCGTGGATGTCAAAATCGATCAGCCAATCGCTGCTAAGCTATGGCTGAATCCTTTCTGACGTTTTCTGCCGAAGATCGGCTTGAGGCACTTGGCGTTGCTGCCACCGCCTCAGCCGACCCATTCATTTGCTTGAAAAAGATAGTTGGGTCGTATGGGCCTTGCAGGGCCTGTTTGAAACGAAGCTCGGCGAACATCTCGTTTTCAAGGGCGGCACCTCGCTCTCAAAAGGTTATGGCATCATCCAGCGCTTCTCCGAAGATATCGATCTCACCTACGACGTTCGTCAGATCATTCCCGAACTCGCCAAAGGCGATCACCCGATACCCGAGACACGCGCCCAAGCCGACAAATGGACGAAGGCTGCGCGCGAAAAGTTAGTCGTGTGGGTCAAAGATGAAGCCCTGCCGGTTCTACAGCAACATGCCGCGGCGACGGGTGTGAATGTAAAATTCCGCGTCGATGCGGATGTGATCTATATCGACTATCACCAAGTCTCCGAAGGTTCCGAATATGTAGCGCCGTCCGTCAAACTCGAATTCGGTGCTCGATCAACCGGCGAGCCGGCCGAGATACGCCAGGTCACATGCGACGCAGCATCTTATCTGCCGGAATTATCGTTTTCGGCAGCGGCGCCCAAGATCATGCTGCCTCAGCGCACCTTCTGGGAGAAAGCCACCGCCGTCCACGTCCTTTGCGCCCAAGGCATCAAAGGCGATCGCATCTCCCGCCATTGGCATGACCTTGTGAAGCTTGATGATGCTGGCTATGCCAAGGCTGCATTCGACGATCAGGATCTCGCAAACGAAGTCGCCGACTGGAAAAGCAAATTCTTTCGCACAAAAGATCGGGACGGCAACGTGATTGACTATCATGCCGCCGTTTCCGGCAAACTCCAGCTCGTCCCTGACGGTGAAATGCGCAAAGAACTTGAGGCCGACTATCAGAAGATGGTCGATGCCGGTTTGCTTCTCGGCGACGCCATGCCTTTTGCCGGTCTGATGATGCGCTGCGCAGATTTGCAGAAGCGTGCCAACGAGCGACATTGATGCGCCGCCGCCCTGTCCATCGTCGGCTATGTTCATTCAATCGCCTTTCGCATGATCACATCGAGAACCCCCTCAAGCTGGCAAGATCTTCAGGAACAGTCCGCACGCATCTTGGCGGAATGCGGGTTTGCCGTCGAAATCGAAAAAAAGGTGAAGCTTGTTCGTGGCCAAGCGGAAATCGACGTCTATGCCGAGGAAACTCTGAAAGGACGAAAATACATCATCCTTTGTGGGTGCAAGCATTGGAGGGCCGCCGTTCCCCAAACCGTGGTTCATTCCTTTCGCAGCGTGATGACGGATGTCGGCGCCCACAAGGGCTACATCATCTCGAGTTCGGGCTTTCAGTCGGGAGCCCGCGATGCCGCGCAGATGACAAATGTCGAGTTGGTCACCTGGGATCAGTTTCAGAACGCGTTCGAGCCGAGTTGGCTCGAAAATTGTTTCACTCCGGTGATCACAGCGAAGCTCGATCCGCTGATGGGCTTTTCCGAGCCGTTCCTGCCGCCCTCGTTTCCCCATTGGCCTGAGGCCGATCAAAACGAATATCTTCAATTGAAGGATGAGCTCGATCCCCTCGGCTGGTTCGCGATGTCGATGGCTACTTATTCGAGGATTCTCCGCCATAGCAGTTATCCACCGCTGCCGCTCAAGAATATTCCCGATCCCACCGAGAAGTATAAGGGGCTTCCCACGGATATCATGAGCGCCGTGGGTTATCGCGATCTTCTCGACGC includes the following:
- a CDS encoding DUF6088 family protein; the protein is MQTVAERILEYARTLPEGALIGAKDALHLGSRAAVDQALKRLSERNELMRLAHGFYVLPVKTRFGVRAPQAEKVVQALAATRAETIVPHGAAAANALGLTTQVPTKLVYLTSGPDRELKLGAQTVEVKHAPEWMLFPAKPAAGQAIRALEWLGKRQANDALRVLKQKLSAETLQDLIAVRPALPAWMSKSISQSLLSYG
- a CDS encoding restriction endonuclease, which produces MITSRTPSSWQDLQEQSARILAECGFAVEIEKKVKLVRGQAEIDVYAEETLKGRKYIILCGCKHWRAAVPQTVVHSFRSVMTDVGAHKGYIISSSGFQSGARDAAQMTNVELVTWDQFQNAFEPSWLENCFTPVITAKLDPLMGFSEPFLPPSFPHWPEADQNEYLQLKDELDPLGWFAMSMATYSRILRHSSYPPLPLKNIPDPTEKYKGLPTDIMSAVGYRDLLDATLHHGEAAIAKFRAVRDRNK